In Nicotiana tabacum cultivar K326 chromosome 11, ASM71507v2, whole genome shotgun sequence, a single window of DNA contains:
- the LOC107774099 gene encoding scarecrow-like protein 13, protein MQASQRPMEKVEQYYSPYYVFNNNSNDTSSSGTQFSFQSQNEQFFTLDSLPAAGYVIYDSPPAVSVSSNWSPFSPQYSQSTISDQHHSSDNTYGSPLSGCSGVDGVLSEMANKLLGPESDIDDSSSCSFNDVVSEPSSLTKWNRVLEIASSLDVKELLLACAEAVSDAYFPAAEVLMNVLEQKVSISGEPMQRLSAYMLEGIRARLFSSGSIIYKKLKCKEPTNSELLSYMQVLYHICPYYKFAYTSANVVIDEAMTNENRIHIIDFQIAQGSQWMFLIQSLARRPGGPPSVRITGVDDSQSAHARGGGLQLVGEKLAKVAESCRVPFEFNAAAISGSEVELENLYIRHGEALAVNFPYILHHMPDESVSTVNHRDRLLRLVKSLSPKIVTLVEQESNTNTAAFIPRFRETLDYYTAMFESIDAGRPRDDKQRISAEEHCVARDVVNIIACEGADRVERHELFGKWSMRLKMAGFTPCPLSQSVGEAINDMLKDYSSNYRIAENKGALYLGWKNRALATTSAWR, encoded by the coding sequence ATGCAAGCATCCCAGAGACCGATGGAGAAAGTTGAGCAATATTATAGTCCTTACTATGTTTTTAACAACAACTCCAATGATACTAGCAGCTCAGGGACACAGTTCTCTTTTCAGTCGCAGAACGAACAGTTCTTCACTCTGGACTCCTTGCCTGCTGCCGGATATGTCATCTACGACTCGCCTCCTGCAGTAAGCGTCTCTTCCAACTGGAGTCCCTTCTCTCCCCAATATTCTCAGTCAACCATTTCAGATCAGCATCATTCCTCGGACAACACTTACGGTTCACCTTTGAGCGGGTGTTCGGGAGTTGATGGTGTGCTAAGCGAGATGGCAAATAAGTTGCTAGGCCCTGAATCCGATATTGATGACAGCAGCAGTTGCTCTTTTAATGATGTGGTCTCTGAACCTTCTTCCCTAACAAAGTGGAATCGAGTATTGGAAATCGCGTCGAGCTTGGACGTGAAAGAGCTGCTCCTCGCCTGTGCTGAAGCAGTGTCGGATGCTTATTTCCCGGCCGCAGAAGTTCTGATGAATGTCCTAGAGCAAAAGGTATCCATTTCCGGGGAACCTATGCAACGGTTGAGTGCGTATATGTTGGAAGGTATTAGGGCAAGACTGTTTTCATCAGGAAGTATCATATACAAAAAGCTGAAGTGCAAAGAACCAACTAATTCAGAATTGTTATCTTACATGCAAGTCCTCTATCACATCTGCCCTTACTACAAATTCGCTTACACGTCCGCCAATGTCGTGATCGATGAAGCCATGACGAACGAGAACAGAATCCATATAATTGATTTTCAAATTGCACAGGGAAGTCAATGGATGTTCCTTATTCAGAGTCTTGCTCGTCGGCCTGGTGGACCCCCATCCGTCCGCATCACAGGTGTTGATGATTCCCAATCAGCTCATGCACGCGGAGGAGGACTTCAGCTAGTCGGTGAAAAGCTAGCAAAAGTCGCTGAATCATGTCGAGTGCCTTTTGAATTCAATGCTGCTGCAATATCGGGCTCTGAGGTTGAGCTAGAAAACCTTTATATTAGACATGGAGAAGCCTTGGCAGTTAACTTTCCTTACATTCTGCACCACATGCCTGATGAGAGTGTAAGCACTGTGAACCATCGCGACCGCCTATTAAGACTGGTTAAGAGCTTGTCCCCGAAAATCGTTACCCTTGTTGAGCAAGAATCTAACACCAACACTGCTGCTTTCATTCCAAGATTCCGTGAAACTCTGGACTACTATACAGCAATGTTCGAGTCAATTGATGCAGGTCGCCCGAGGGATGATAAGCAGCGGATCAGTGCAGAGGAGCATTGCGTGGCGCGAGATGTGGTGAACATAATAGCATGTGAGGGCGCCGATAGAGTGGAAAGACATGAACTTTTCGGCAAGTGGAGTATGAGACTTAAGATGGCTGGATTTACGCCATGCCCCTTGAGTCAATCGGTTGGTGAAGCTATCAACGACATGTTGAAGGACTATAGCTCGAATTATAGGATTGCGGAGAACAAGGGCGCGCTTTATCTTGGATGGAAGAACAGAGCTTTAGCTACTACTTCTGCTTGGAGATGA